DNA sequence from the Callospermophilus lateralis isolate mCalLat2 chromosome 2, mCalLat2.hap1, whole genome shotgun sequence genome:
cgtgtctctgatttaatatcaagctccttgatccattttgagttaacttttgtgcatggcgagagaaagggattcagtttcattttgttgcatatggatttccagttttcccagcaccatttgttgaagatgctatccttcctccattgcatgcttttagcccctttatcaaatataagatagttgtagttttgtgaattggtttctgtgtcctctattctgtaccattggtccacccacctgttttggtaccagtaccatgctgtttttgttgtaACCTGTTTTTAAGCAGAAAAGTCGATGATGCACATTTTCATACAGGTGTGCTTCCCAAGGTCAATTTTAGGGAACCAGTTTTAGGAACCACTAGGATAAAATAAATGCACTTAATGATTTCCTCCCCTCTGCTTTAGAGATTGGTGTGTTAGCCAAGACTTTCATTGACCAAGGGAAGCTCATCCCAGATGATGTCATGACTCGGCTAGCCCTCCATGAGCTAAAAAATCTCACCCAATGTAACTGGCTATTGGATGGTAAGTAGAGTGTTGTGAGCATTCCAACTGTCCTATAGTAAGCAGAGTGTTGTCAGCATTCCAACTGTCCTAAATGATGAGTGCTGGCAAGACAAAGATCATTTCATGGGCTATAAAAAGTTATCAAGAATGGTGGTCAGGGGACCAGGTGCAATGGCAAGGCTTATAATTCTTGCAAAttgtgaggctaaggcaggaaagcgcaagttcaaggccagtctcagcaaattagtgagggcctaagcaattttagtgaaaccctgtctcaaactaaaaaattaaaagggctgaaaATGTAGCTCAGCGaaaaagtgtccctgagttcaatccctagcaccaaacacACAAATAGAGAAGTGTTTTTATTGACACTTTTTTTTAGTGCACAACTTTTAGTTATGAGTAGATGTTGGGTTAGCTTATGTTCAAATTCTACTCCCACTGCTTGATTAGCTTTGTGAGGAAGAGCAAGTAACCTTgctatgcctcagtttcttcatttgtaatgTGGGAATAATAATAGTGCCTCATTTATGATGGTTGAAAGAAGttatctttataaaatatttgacattatatatagatcctggAACTTGGAGAGCACTCAATAGATTTAGCCACCATATTCTATTTGTTCTCATTAAatgtattaaaaatgtttttattagaggGATAAGGATGtaactcagaggtaaagcacttgcctaaaattatttttatcaggATCATTTACTTCACtgtaaattttataataaatgttTGATGACTGACTTATTCATTTTGGGGCCATATATAGATTGAGCTTTTTGCGATTATAAATTTTTATTAGGGGCTATTTACCCCAAATCTAGGTTTCTTGGGTATAGTTTTATCCATTATAATTGCTGCTTTAGCTATATAAAGTCTAGGTCACAGGAAAATTTTTCCATCTTTCAGTGCTAataagaaaatgtatttttagcTCTAACAAATTATTGCATGTACACGTTTAATCTTtgtcacttttgtaaagtattcttTTTTACCAATTTAAATTTTTCCTGGTGTTCTAACCAAAATGTCCTTAGTAAAACACTGCAAAGTCAAAAATTTGGGgatcaaaatattattttaaattcccTATACTTGTATCTGTTTCTGGATTCACTAACCAGTTACAATttgcctttctctgtttttttgaaTCACATTGTTCAAACTACTTTAGCTATACCAGTTGAGTATCCTGTATGTGAAATGCTGGGAtccagaagtgtttcagatttcagtTTTTTGTATTTTGGGATATTTGCATAGACTACTatttgagcatccctaatctaaAAACTCAAAATTCAAAAAGCTCTGAAATCTGACTTTCTGAGCATCCTAGGATTTCAGGTTTGGGGATTAGGCTGCTTTATAAATTGGTTATCTGTTAGGGCTTATTCTTCTACTTTGTTTTCTGTCACATTCCAAAAAAAGCCTTTTGAGGTTCTGAGTGAAGGTGATGAGTTCAGCTTTTGTTCAAAGGCATGAAAGTGTGAATGTCCTAATAAGATGGCAGTCAGGCAGAAGGTACTTGAGAGGATCAGCCTTCTGTTCTATTCAAACCTTCAAACTGATTGGAAAGGCCAATATACTTTATAGGGCAATATACTTTATTCAGTCTACCTGTTTAAATGTTAATCTCATTAAAAAAACACCCTTTCATATATACCCAGAATGTTTGACCAAATATCTAGGGATCCCATGACCCAcactctcaaaaaaaataattagTACAGTTGTATTACATCTATGATCAAGCTGCCTATGGTATTTCTTTTGTTTAGATtgcccagcattttttttttaataccagggattgaacccaggggtacttaaccactgagctacatccccaaccccttttttatttattagtttgaaacagggtctctcactaaattgcttaggtaaattgctgaggcaggctttgaactttgtgatcctcctgccttaaaactctggagccactgggattataggtgtgggccaccaaGCCTGGTTTCCAACATCCCAATGTtaatttttgttctttctttcctttctcctttcctctctccatttttttttttttttaactttctaaagGTTTTCCAAGGACACTTCCACAGGCAGAAGCCCTGGATAAAGTTTATCAGATAGACACAGTAATCAACCTGAATGTGCCCTTTGAGGTCATTAAACAACGCCTCACTGCTCGCTGGATTCATCCAGCCAGTGGCCGAGTCTACAACATTGAATTCAACCCTCCTAAAACTGTGGTGAGTAGTTGTAGTGGAGTGGACATATGGCAGACTGTCCTTGAGTCGTTTTGCCTGCATGGACATAAAGTTTGTGAACTTGGAAATCTTGTACCTGACCAAAATTCCTGAGGGTATATTTTCAGGTTACTTGTAGTCCATTCAGGTTGGTAGTAAAGTCATTCCAGGAGCAACAGGGGTTTGTTACTCATTCAAAAGTATGTGTTCATTTCCTACTTTGTGCCAGGAAATGAGTTAGGAGAAGAGGCAGGAAGGATTTGCAGCACTGACAGTTGAGGTTCTCAGTGTATAGCTGAAtcagtgtgtgtgtatgaaattgTTTAGAGGTTGGTTAGAAAATCTTTTTATTAAGGTGACTGATACTGTGTCACTTTCTACTTTCTGTGCTAGCCTTCCCCTATTGTAAcagatacctgagataatcagctttacaaggaagaaagattttggctcacaatttgaAGGTTTCAGGCCATTGGcccattgcttttgggcctgtggtgaggcaacaAATCATAGTGGGGAACACATGGTAGAACAAAGATGGGGAAGTGAAAGAGATAGGAAGAGACCAGGGTCCTACAGTCCCTTTCCAAGGCAAACCCCCAATGACTAAGACCTTCCACTAAGCCCCATCTCTTAAAGGTATCACTACTTCCCAAAAGTGTCATGAGCTAGGACTAATCCTTTAACACATGGACATTTGGGgatcattccagatccaaactatagtacTACAGAAATAATCCTAGTTTCTCTTGGCTCTGTGTTGCAATGGTCTGTCTTTGGGCAGGATTGTTTGTTTAGAAGTTAACATATTTTTGTAATTGGTGCTTGAACAGAGATTCACTGAAGTGCTTATAAAAATTTCCTTTAAAGATTATGATATTTAATACCAGTCTTCTAACTACTGTTTAGGGCATAGATGATCTGACGGGAGAACCTCTGATTCAGCGTGAGGATGATAGACCAGACACAGTGATCAAGAGACTGAAGGCTTATGAAGCACAAACGGAGCCAGTTTTGGAGTATTATCAGTGAGTTCTTGCTTTTGAGAACTTCTCTTGCATTTTGAAGCATGGGGTTTTTCATTTTCCATACTTTACAATTGGATATGCTAAAATTCCAGAAGACCCAATTCAAATTGGCTTAAGCAACAAAGAAAATGTATTAGCTAGTATAATAGAGAAGTCCAGAAGGTAGTGGGTTTCAGTCACTCCTAGGTCTGACCAGAGGTTTGCCATTGTCTTAGCTTTGCCTTCTTTTGTGTCTTTACTTTGTCCTCAGGCTTCCGGCATGGTTGCAGACATTAGCTAGAACAGCCAGGGCTTCCTCTTTCATGAAAGGCTGAGGAGTAACCTCTTCCTAGTGAACAAAAGCTCTGAATGTCTCTCAGATTAAGCCAATTGAACAGCCACTTTGGTCATGAAATCCAGGCACTAACTGTTGTAGGCCTGGATTACCAGTCACTTAGCTGGGAGGGATTATACCCAGTTAGTCCACACCCAGAGCTAGGAGTGACCACTCTCACCCTAAACTCTGCTATATAGTGGAGAGAGGACTGGAATGAGTGCTGTGGAGGCAAACCTGCCCACTGAATGTGCCAACAGAAGTTGCTTTAGTACAGGAGACTCTCAATTGACATCTGACCCACCGATGGTGAATTTGTCTAATAAATCAGGtggtttttttggtattggggattgagtccaggggtCTTAACTACTGAGATATATTCCCAGTATCCtccacctttttaaaaattttgctttGAGAGaatatctcactaaattgctgagcgtctcactgaggtgctgagGCTAtcattgaacttgagatcctcctgcctcagcctctcaagtagttgggattacagatgtttATCACTGCACCTGGTGTGGTTAATAATTTTGGTATACTCTTCAAGGAGTTCACACACAGAATGGGAACTATACTGAGTTAATATTTGATGCAGGCTAAGAAAAAgtcctgtttctttttttttaagggagagaattttttaatattttttagttttcagtggacgcaacatctttatttttttaatgtggtgctgaggttcgaacctagcgccccacgcatgccaggcaaacgcgctaccacttgagccacatccccattccagAGTCCTGTTTCTTTAGTCAGCTTTCCTTCTTATAGAGAATGACTGCTTCCCTCTTATTGTCTTACTAAATAATGATTGTCAAAACAGTCCAGTGTTGTGAGAGCATAGGCTCTGGAGCCAGAACAAGTTCAAGTTTCAGCTCATCATTTAATTAATTTGGCCTTAACCCCTTGTTTAACCCTtgcctgttttctcctctataaaatgggaatgagAATACAGGCTTGAACATGAGTTAATATGTAGTTAATTCTTAAAATGGTGCATGACACATAGTAAGCACTACataaatattagctattattATGGTTGTAGTTAAATAGGGGCAAGTATGCAGTAAAATCTGAAGCAATAGTCTTCAAACCATTTTAATAGTTATTTCTGGAGGGCAAAATTACAAAATAGCTGGTAATTCACTTTTTATAGTAGTTGTTATTATAATTTTGTGATTTATATAATGAGCCTGGCTCCGAAGATTACCAGCTCTGGCCCTGGGCAAGGTATTTAACCTTACAATACAAAATCCTTATTATAAAATCAGGCAATGTGAAATAATACCACTACATAGGCTTAAGGGAATGAAGAGGATATGTGAAAAGACTCAAAGCAATCCTGGTGTCTATTACTAAGTCACCCAGAGTCAGTGATTATTATTTACTCTGTTGACCTGGGTCAGGCCCTTGGTCCACACAAATAGATTCAATTCCTGTCAGGCCCCAAGCAGCTCACCTTCTGTATATGGGTGAAGTGGAAAGCTGAAAGTACTGTTTATCATTCGATGTGGTACAGTAACCTAATCCACACTGACTTAAGAAAAGCAgaatttggggctgggattgtatctcagtggtagagtgcttgcctaacatgtgcgaggcactgggttcaattcttagccctgcatataaataaaagaaataaagttccatcaacaactaaaaaatattgaaaaaaaaacagaatttattGGTCATATACCTAAAAAGTCTAAAGGTAAGTAGATGGCTGGGTCCAGGTGTTGAAGAAATACCATCAAGCCTCAGTCCGGCTCCCTCTGTGTGGCAGCTCAGTACTCTAGCTTATCTCCTACCAGTTCAATTACCCCAGCAGaaaagagtcttttttttttttttttttttttttttgccagcaaAAATCTTGTGATTGGCAGAGATTACTGTGACTTTGTCATTCTTGAATATGGGAAATGAGGTTCAGTCTCACCTGAACCTCATGGACTTTGATTAGGGAGATTATTACTGTTGTTGGGCAGATAACATTACTGCAAGGCTCTGAATAGAGAACTAGTCCTACTGGGATTAGTTATGCCAAAATGAGGAAATCTTACAGAAATGAATGAAGCAGGTCCTTATCTTGAGAGATCCTAGTGCCAGTAGTGGtacacctacaatcccagtgacttgggaagctgaggcaggatcaaGTCTGCCAAGgcaagcctcaacaacttagcaagaccctaagcaacttaaggagacctcctctcaaaattgaaaaaaataaaaggttagagatgtgtttcagtggtaaagcacccctggattcaatccccccaCTCCAGAGATACTAGTTTTTCTTTCTAGACTTCTGGTTTTTGCTACCTCTTGCCATTAATTCAAGTTTCTCCTTCTGAGTTCTCACACATAAAACTAAAGTTGGATTtcactaaaaattgaaagtggtaCCATAAGGACTTCAGTTACAACATTGTTATATTAAAATGCCCACAGTTGTTATTGTATTTTAAAACTCCTTTCAGCCATGGGACATTTATAATTAGCCTATGTTTAAAAATAGCAGGATGCTCTTACTCTTTGGAGGACTAATTTTTTTGAACTGGTTTCATTTTAtttcacaaaaaatgacaaatgttCATCCAAGGTAACAGCTTTAGAATTGAATAGGTACCTTTAGTTGTGCTCTCAGCAATTAACCCACTTGTGACATTGTGGCTTGATTTTTAAAGTAAGTCTTCATGAGGCTTATACCATTAAGAAAGTTGTTCTCTTGAAAGCTACTAAATTCCTGTGAATTTAGAAGCTTAAGACTTCTAACATGCAAAGAATACTGTTTGAATATAATTTCTCTGGTAGCAAATatttcttaccaaaaaaaaaaaaaaaaaaacagtgggtgTTAACTATCATAATCTTATGAGGTTTCAAGAACTCTGAAAACCTAGTAAGAGGGTTTAACAGAGGTATCAGTGATCCTATAAAGAGTAGAGTTTTTCATTTGCTTTTATGCAACCTTTGAGCCAGTGTGTATACATGAGTATGCATGGATTGGTAAAGGGATATTAACAAGAGTGTCACACTCTCTGGACTAATCTCTATGGGTTGAGAAGCAATTGCAGGATTCTGCTTCTTGCTCTTCACTGCTGACCCAGTACAAGAAAGACAAATCTTTCCAGgggagaaatgaagaaaataagaaaaacgaTAAAACTTACACTTTCCCCTTTCTGTTAAAGTTCACAAGGGTagcatagaggaaaaaaataaaactcagcAAAATGAGAGATAATCCAGTATTGGAAAGctcctttttttaagagagagagagagagagagagagagagagagagaatattaatatttctttttcagttttcagtggacacgacatctttatttttatgtggtgctgaggatcgaacccaacgctccacgcatgccaggcgagcacgttaccgcttgagccacatccccagcccctggaaagcTCTTTTTGCAAAAGACTTTAATGAACAAAAGCAGCCAATGGCTATTCTGGTGTCTGATGGTCCCCGTTTGGAAATCTATTACCAATTTAGGGATCTGGATTAAGTCACTTTATAAAAGAGACAATTTTGTCAACAGAGTAAGAAAATTTGAGTTTTGGAAATTACTGAATGAATTAGCTATAAAGCATTTAACAGAGGTTTTAACACACAGTACACAGTCAATAATGACAGCTGCTATTATTTTGTAAATGCCCATATCTGTATGCTATGGGGCAAAGCTGAAACTAAAATGTAGGCTCTCCAGGGCCTAGCCAAATTCTTTCTCTTAATCACCTAGATCTATACTTATGAGACTCCTAAATCTATACTGTCATGTTTTACAGAAAAGCTTTGAAAACCTCATTAGGAAAATTGAGACCtgtgtttttcatttttgttttgtttttcctttaggaAAAAAGGGGTGTTGGAAACATTTTCTGGAACGGAAACCAACAAGATTTGGCCCTATGTTTATGCTTTCCTACAAACAAAAGTTCCACAAACAAACCAGAAAGCCTCAGTTACTCCATGAGGAGAAAAGCGTATAACTAGTAAGATGAGCAGAACACCTCCTCATCTTTGCATTAGCAACTCCTTTTACTAAGATTCCAGCATGTATGAATtctttgaaaattgttttatttctacTGATTTTATTGTGGATATTATTAAGGATGTGCCAAATGATTCAGATACTAAGATTGATCTTTTGAAATCATCTAGTATATTTTATCCAGTTATATTCTATGAGTGTGCAATTCAAAAACATCAGATATCAaaacttttttaaagaatttgttagagtaaaaattaaaaaagcaatTAGTACTAACATTTTTGTTCAGTAAAAGTGGTTGataaaatttttgtatttttctggGAAAGTTGGAAAAATGCATGTCATTTGGGGAAAATAGCTCATCAGAGGCTTCTGCATAGACTGATGCCAAAAAATGTTTTCTAGcctgtggaacatagtatggtaagaTACTATATGAAATTCCAGGAAAAAAGCAACTAGATTTACAGATCCGTTACAAGATGCAAATTCACTGCTGCCTTTACACTAAGAAACATGTAAGCTACCTACATATACTATATTTATTTTGTCATTAGAAATACCTTCAGTTCACTCAGAATTTTCAATTTGCTGTAAAAATGTCAGCATATAAGAAAATATTACTTTAATACGACttactttcttttgaaaagtacaTGTGTACTGAGGGACATGATTTGTGTCAAAATTGACATTGTAAGTTCTTAGGTAAGCACCAACACTGACTTCAGTGGAAAATGTAATAAAATCTTAGTTTTTCAGATATTACTCAGGTTAAGAAATGTATGTTTTAAGATATACTTGTCAGTTTTTTCTTGATCTAAACATACACTCTGCCTTGATAAACAAGttatagcaaaaagaaaaaataaagaaaagaggaAACCCATGGTACTATGTAAAGTAGGCATACTTTaccattatggaaatagaaatagATCAGGCATACCTGGAGGATGTTATGTTCTCTTGAGGAACACCAACATAACTGGCAAACACATATTGCAATAGAGAATTTACAAGATAGGTTAAGAAGGACCAGGAAAGTAACTATTCCTTAAAGgaaatttttgtttttgatcaAAGAAATTGATACTTAATAGTGTTCATTGCCATCCTGTCTTAAAGGGAAAGAACCCTGCTGGTGTCATCTGAGCAgccattttaaaacttaaaatcatTTTAGACTCCTAGCAGGGCAACAAGGATGCATGCTTATATATCCTGGCCTGGTAAAAGTTGTGCAGTTTGAGAGGTAGAGGAAAAACCCACTGTGTCTTCCATGGGATACTGACTCTTATTTTCCTTGGTGCTAAAATCAAATGAATCAAGTCCTTGTACAAGCTATTAATTGCCTTTGAAAATCTGGCCCATCTTATTCCAAGGcctttaaaatacaaaacaaatgcCAACAAGTGGTTCTTATGTATTTGGGGTGGGGCATacaacttatttttctttcctcttgattttttaaaatttattgttgaTCTTTTGAAATGAACCAAGGCTTTTTTAAAGGATTACagtaatcatatcactcttacaaTGCCTTATTTAAAACATGTTACTATTATGTTTTTCCTAAAAATGTTGCAAAACTACTAAACTTAGGAATTACCACTTGGTTATCATGCATACAGTCCTTATTAGAATGTAATGAAATTTCAGCACTGTAGCTATTACTTACTTTATCTTTGATACTTCGCAAGGgccaccccaccccaccttccTTTTTGCTACCCTGCCATCTCATTGCCTTTGTTCTAATAAATTGTCTTAAAACAGGTTTTAAAGCTGATTTTCTACAATTCTTTATCCCCTGCTATACAGTATGTAGCCACACTGGCTTTTATGACAGCCTTAGATCTGGAAATCAATAAGAATTAAAGAATATACTATGAAAATTAAGACTGTCTTCTGTGAACATTCCTTCCCCACTACTAAACACTTAACCATAACCAAAGTTTTGTACATGCATGCATTACTTTATGGGAaatatgtatgattttttttttaattaaaacaagcAAAAAGAACTTGTTTTCTGCTGGATGAGCTAATGTCACAGACAATGCTGATTAAGGGTATTGTTGCTAAGTGCCTcctgcaggggaaaaaaaaatcatactgtgATGACCTTATAATGGTCATTCATGTACCACATGGAAATATGTCTGGAGCTGAATGCATGGTTTAGGAGGAGATACTACACTTGAGATTAAAAGATGAGGAGAACAGTACCTGAAACCACCCTCCTTTCTGGAAAGTCAGTATGAAATGGGAAATGCATAAAGGCAATTGTTAGCACCATCCAGAAATTTTAGTTTAGCTCTCGGTTCCACCTCAAATAGGTTAATTATTGTTTAAATTACTAAAACCAAACCTATGGCTACTTTTGCCTGCTCCAGCCACATACAATGGCATCTTAGcaaaatattttggacactcatGGTTTGGAATTAAAATGTCCCATATTAACATCAAATCATTGCAATTACAGACCTCAGATTATATTAAATTGCTGTAATACAAGCAACaacaagaataattttaaaacttacttaTAAACTACGTCTTCTCATTGATAAAACATCCTCACTGATAAACTACAGAAATAGCTTTCCTATCCTTGCAATTAAAGATTTTCGTCCTGGAAgttatggtttaaaaaaaaaaattaaggttaaAATAATCTGTGCTTAAAAACTAGTAAAAGCCGTATGATCTGTAGTGTCTACTTACCTCTTTCCCTCCTTTTTAGCTTCCAAATGATTGGGAGTTTGTCCATATGTAGCACTGAGTAAAACTAAATGTTAAGGCCAAAGTGTTAATCAGTACAGTGTTGTGTCATATTTTCAATGACTCAAGTTAACTGTCTGAAGAGTGAACAGCCTCTGAGAATCATACTGCTCAAAGAACCAACTGAACCAGGCAAAATGACACatacttgggtggctgaggcaggaagatcacaagctgAAGGCCAGTTTGGGCAACTGAGACCCTTTTGCAaattaaaaattgagaaaaaattgtggGAGCAGTGTTAgttatgtagctcagtgatagagcatttggtAGGCAAGCacaggccccaggttcaatccctagtaccaccaaaaacAAAAGTGAATGATGTGGGAATTTTAGAAAAGACAAAACTTCAATCTAATTCTTCAAGGGTTATAAGAATATTTTCAACTTCATTATTagattttaagtaatccatgaacAACTTATTTCTGTGTACTCCCCCAATTCACTTACATAGTAAGTAAACAAATACTTACTAGATGACTCAGCTTCTCAGAAGACCTCTGAAATAGTATCCGCATGGTCATTACAGATGGGAACAGATGCATAGGATTTTAGGGTCTTTAAATGTGTATGACATAGTAGCAAAATTGAAATGGGAAATCTAACCTCAAACCAGACAAATACTATTTCTGTCCCACATGAATTTAGAACTGAAATATATGAGTTTAAGCATAGTTAATTGacattttgttttttgtgtttttttcctgaaaatacaCCAAGACTTACTTCCCAAATACCTTTCCTAAACAAACTTAAAACTAGTTTTTTTTCCATCCTGTAAGAAAGTCCACTAATCTATAGATaacatgttaatttatttttaaaggataATATGAATGCTACTCTGAAAGAAAAGAGCCtgattttcctaaaaaaaaaaaattttttttttttttttttgagattgtgAGCCCATTAGGCAACAATTTGAAAGAGCCCACTAATGGtactactggaaaagaatgctagcCATCTATCTTAGAGCAGTAATTTAAAACCAGTATTGTCTTCATCACTATTGACATAATAATTGCCAGAATAAATGGAATGATAGCTATttcatccttttaaaaaatattttattagaagaTTAATTTTATCAAGTAAAACAGGATTCTGTTGAATATTTTAATGTCAAAAATGTTTCATTCCTCAGTTTGGGTTTTCCATGGCTTAGCCTGTTTAGGGAAAATTGTTCAACTTCAAATATAATTATCCCTTTGTTTAGTATATCTCTCATTACTTAAGAAACAGAAAAGAGTACATTTATTTCGAtaggagttagttctcagtatT
Encoded proteins:
- the Ak3 gene encoding GTP:AMP phosphotransferase AK3, mitochondrial, with the protein product MGASARLVRAVIMGAPGSGKGTVSSRITKHFELKHLSSGDLLRQNMLQGTEIGVLAKTFIDQGKLIPDDVMTRLALHELKNLTQCNWLLDGFPRTLPQAEALDKVYQIDTVINLNVPFEVIKQRLTARWIHPASGRVYNIEFNPPKTVGIDDLTGEPLIQREDDRPDTVIKRLKAYEAQTEPVLEYYQKKGVLETFSGTETNKIWPYVYAFLQTKVPQTNQKASVTP